In Bacteroidales bacterium, the following are encoded in one genomic region:
- a CDS encoding MFS transporter produces the protein MEKIRKSLCDSKTARWIALFLISATMFFAYFFVDVAAPLQILFQTSYGWSPEVFGMLGGSEFFLNVFAFFLILSGIILDKMGIRFTIVTSGLMMVIGGALKYYALTKGFAESGFHEFLSSFWVTVPASAKLAFFGFAIFGVGVEMAGITVSKTIVKWFKGKEMALAMGLEMAVARLGVFAVFRLSPIFAESGGASNSVFWGVAFLVIGLLLFMIYTIMDVRLDKQLGEEAALEPEDEFRVSDLWLILKNPGFIAIASLCVLFYSAIFPFQKFATDMLASKLDISLKDAAAMFSYFPIGAMVLTPFIGAFLDKKGYGASMMLYGAILLTVSHLIFALVPAEVFNHFIAYATIVILGLAFSLVPASMWPSIPKIVEERFLGSAYGLTFWIQNIGLLAVPILIGWSITASNPGVKELIDSGDTAAKYNYMVPELLFAGFGVLAIIMAVVLKKVNIKRNYGLDQPNKK, from the coding sequence ATGGAAAAAATAAGAAAGTCCTTATGTGATTCGAAAACGGCAAGATGGATTGCTTTGTTTCTCATCTCAGCAACAATGTTTTTTGCCTACTTCTTTGTTGATGTTGCCGCTCCTCTCCAAATCTTGTTTCAAACAAGTTACGGATGGTCTCCCGAAGTATTTGGGATGCTCGGCGGGTCAGAGTTTTTTTTGAACGTCTTTGCCTTCTTCCTGATTCTTTCGGGAATTATTTTGGATAAAATGGGCATCCGATTTACTATAGTCACGTCTGGATTGATGATGGTTATCGGAGGTGCATTAAAGTATTATGCACTTACAAAGGGCTTTGCTGAATCGGGGTTTCACGAATTTCTCAGTTCCTTTTGGGTTACCGTTCCAGCATCGGCGAAGCTGGCATTTTTCGGTTTTGCCATCTTCGGGGTTGGAGTGGAGATGGCCGGTATCACGGTTTCAAAAACCATTGTGAAGTGGTTTAAGGGAAAAGAAATGGCACTTGCAATGGGACTTGAAATGGCAGTGGCACGCCTTGGCGTGTTTGCTGTGTTCAGGTTATCCCCTATTTTTGCTGAATCGGGAGGAGCTTCAAATTCAGTGTTCTGGGGCGTAGCGTTCCTGGTCATAGGATTACTGTTATTCATGATTTACACCATCATGGATGTGCGTCTTGACAAGCAGCTCGGCGAAGAAGCAGCCCTTGAGCCTGAAGATGAATTTCGCGTTAGCGATTTGTGGCTGATCCTTAAAAATCCTGGTTTCATTGCTATTGCCAGTTTGTGTGTGTTATTCTATTCAGCAATCTTCCCTTTTCAAAAATTTGCCACGGATATGCTTGCATCAAAGCTTGACATCAGCCTGAAAGATGCGGCTGCGATGTTCTCATACTTCCCCATTGGAGCCATGGTTCTGACACCATTTATAGGGGCTTTTCTTGATAAAAAGGGTTACGGAGCCTCGATGATGCTCTACGGCGCCATCCTGCTTACCGTCTCCCACCTGATTTTTGCACTGGTGCCGGCTGAGGTATTCAATCATTTTATTGCTTATGCTACTATTGTAATTCTGGGATTGGCCTTCTCACTGGTACCTGCCTCTATGTGGCCCTCCATCCCAAAAATAGTTGAAGAGCGTTTCCTTGGCTCTGCCTATGGCCTGACATTCTGGATTCAAAATATCGGGCTGCTTGCAGTTCCCATCCTGATTGGCTGGTCAATTACCGCATCAAATCCGGGAGTTAAGGAACTTATTGACTCAGGAGATACAGCAGCCAAATATAATTACATGGTACCGGAACTGCTTTTTGCAGGTTTTGGAGTACTGGCCATCATCATGGCGGTAGTGCTGAAAAAAGTAAATATTAAAAGAAATTACGGCCTTGACCAACCTAACAAAAAGTAA